The sequence TCCTTCGAAATAAATAAAATACATTTTATTTATTTCTAATTTGTACGTAACGCGTACCAAGTTAGGACCTAGCCAGTAGGCAACAAAAATGGTTCCCGGCAAAATGCTGGGGACCATTTTTTTCGTTTCTCAAACGGTTTTTTCTACCGCGTATAAAGGTCTGCAAAAAATGCCGTACACGGGCAAATTTTCATGCGCTAAGCGTTCTGGCCATACGTAATATATTGATATTCAAAGATCGATTTTTACCCTTTCTGTTCCAATCTGAATTGCGCACGTACCATCCCACTGCACCCATGAACCTTGAATTCGCGATTAATAAAACACCCATGGTGTTGCCAGATGCGATTGTGGATGGGCGGCTAGGTCCAGATTCAATCAACTCTCTCTGAATGTTGTAAAATATTAACCTTTGTCGGCAAAAGCATACATTTTGTAGCCACCCTCTTGGTTCGTCCATCGCACCCATGTAGCTTTCAGAGAATCTCAAAACGGTTTTAAAGCGGCTTCCAGTGTGGAGGTTTAAGACCACGTGCGCGTGTCTGATGGCGGCATGGCAGCGCGTTGCGATCAAACCGTTTTTGTGTCAATCGGACTCAGCGTGTGGAAGTTGCGATGGCACAAAAACGTAGCCCACGGTTTCCGGTCAATATAACAAACGCGCATCGGCAAACATGAATTGGCCAATACAAATAAGCCAGGATGAGACATGCCGATGTTTCGCGTCACTAGTGCACAGATTGCGATAAATGAAAATTATTACCTTGCGAGAAGAGTGGTTCTCGGCGATGCAAAAAAATATGTTAGCTGGCCTCACATCCTCCTTCGCCTTAGTCCCTGAATGCATCGCCTTTGCGCTTGTAGCGCAAGTCAACCCGCTGATGGGGCTTTACGGTGCCGTGATCATCTGTACATTGACCGCTATATTTGGTGGTCGTCCGGGTATGATCTCCGGCGCTGCCGGGTCTATGGCCGTTGTCATCGTCGCGTTGGTGGTGCAACACGGCGTCGAGTATTTGTTTGCGACCGTGGTTCTCAGCGGTTTGTTGATGGTGTTATTTGGCGCATTGCGTCTTGGTAAATTGATCCGCATGGTCCCGCATCCGGTGATGCTTGGTTTCGTCAATGGCTTAGCGATCATCATCGCCATGGCGCAACTCGAACACTTTAAGCAGGCCACGGCTCAAGGTCCGCAATGGTTGCAGGGCACACCTCTTTTGGTGATGGTCGTTCTGGTCGGCTTGACCATGTTAATCGTCTATCTATTGCCGCGCCTGACCAAGGCCGTACCACCGGCGCTGGTGGCAATTGTGGGCATTGGATTATTGAGCCAACTGCTGCATTTGCCGACGCGTACTTTGGGGGACATGGCTCATATCGCGGGCGGCTTGCCCAGTCTGCACTTCCCCAGCGTGCCTTTTAGCATGGAGACACTGCGGATCATATTGCCCTATGCGGTACTGATGGCGATTGTTGGGCTGCTGGAGACCCTGCTCACTTTCAACCTCACTGACGACATCACTGAGACGCAGGGCCAGCCAAATCGCGAATGTCTGGCATTGGGCGCGGCGAATGTCGTATCAGGTTTGTTGGGCGGTATGGGCGGTTGCGCCATGATTGGTCAGACCATGATCAACCTGAGTTCTGGCGGTCGCTCGCGGCTTTCCGGCTTAACCAGCGGTATCATGATGTTGATGTTCATTTTGTTCTTGTCGCCTTTGATCGAACGCATTCCGCTGGCCGCATTGGTCGGGGTCATGTTCGTCGTGGCCCAGCAAACCTTCGCGTGGGGATCGTTAAGAGTATTGGGCAAAGTGCCGCGCCACGACGCCTTGGTGATCATCGCAGTCACCGTGATTACCGTGTTCACTGACCTTGCGACCGCCGTGCTGTGCGGCATCGTTATCGCCGCACTGAATTTTGCCTGGCAGCATGCTAGCGAGATGCGTGCTGATATCGTTGAAAATCATTCGGGTGAAAAAACGTACACACCCCACGGTACATTATTCTTTGCCTCAACCACGCATTTTCAGGGCCTGTTCGATCTACAAAACGATCCGGTCCACGTTATAGTTGATTGCCGGCAACTTCATCTGGCCGATCATTCCGCTATCGCTGCTGTGGAGGCATTGTTCGAGCGTTATCAAAAGGCTGGCAAACAATTGCGGGTGACCCATTTGTCGGACCGGAACCGGTTGTTGTTGCAACGTGCAGGACTAGAGATCAGTATGGGCTAACTGTACAAATGGGCTTAATCCATGATCGAAAATCGCGATAGATCGGTCTTTCGCAGTCTTTCCTGTATTTAATAATGTTCCTTGCACCTTTTCAATCTGATGCTATTATTAAGGCGCGCAAACGTTTGCGCGCGTGATTACAGCTGATTAGCCAAGCATCTCGCGATGCGCTACAGGCGATTCAAAAAAGATAATGATAAAGATAACAGGAGACTTTTAATGAAATTCAGACCCTTCCACACGTCCGCTCGCACGCGTTTGAAATTGATTGCGGCAACTATTCTAGTCTGCGCTTTACCTGCCATTAGTCTGCCCGCGATGGCGCAGACCAAACCAAAAGTCGCGTTGGTGATGAAGTCGCTCGCCAATGAGTTCTTTTTGAATATGGAAACAGGTGCTAAAGATAATCAAAAAGCTAACGCTTCAAAATATGATTTGATCGTCAACGGCATCAAGGACGAAACAGACACTTCCAACCAGATCAAGATCGTCGAGCAGATGATTATTGCCAAGGTTAACGGCATGGTGATCGCGCCCGCCGATTCAAAAGCGTTGGTTCCAGTGATTAAGAAAGCCATCGACGCCGGGATTATCGTGGTGAATATTGACAACAAACTGGATGATGGCGCGTTGAAGGAAAAAGGCATCGTTGTACCGTTCGTTGGTCCTGACAATCGCATGGGCGCTAAATTGGTCGGTGATTATCTCGGCAAACAAATTAAAAGCGGCGACAAGGTCGGCATCATAGAAGGTGTCTCGTCCACCTACAATGCGCAACAACGCACCGCAGGTTTTCAGGATGCGATGAAGGCGGTTGGCGCGAATGTGGTCAGCGTTCAGTCTGGTCAATGGGAGCTTGATCCCGGCAACAAAGTAGCCGCCGCGATGCTGAATGCCCATCCAGATATTAAGGCGCTGTTAGCTGGTAACGACAATATGGCATTAGGCGCAGTCGCTGCGGTTCGTGCGGCTGGCAAAACTGGCAAGGTGTTGGTCGTCGGCTATGACAATATCAATGCTATCAAGCCGATGTTAAAAGATGGTCGCGTGTTGGCCACAGTTGATCAGTTTGGTTCGCAACAGGCAGTGTTCGGTATCGATACTGTGTTGAAGGCGCTTGCCGCCAAGAAGACACAATCCGGGCTTTCTGGCGTAGTTGAAACCAAGGTGCAACTAGTGACCAAAGATACTAAATAAAGTCCAAAGGTGGATGATCACAAGTGTGATCATTTATCTATTTTGGGGCATTGCTCAGTACATATAAATAGTGCATAGCGGATAGGCAATCTTGTGCGATCGCCTATCCGCTTTTGTGTACTTTTTTATACCGTCCCACATCGCAATGTTGCCTGTTTTTGCAACCCACGCCACGTCTGGTGGAGGCCGTATGTCCGATACATCTCACGTTTTATCGCGTAAAAATAAGTCGCAAGTTGGTAACAGCAATGCTGCGATTGTTATTCCATTGCTATCGTTAAGCAACATCGGCAAGAGTTACGTAGAGCCGGTACTTGGCGGCGTTTCAATGGAGATTAGCGCTGGTCAGATTGTGGCACTGACGGGCGAAAATGGCGCTGGAAAAAGTACATTATCAAAAATAGTATGCGGCCTGATCTCTGCTACGCAAGGCAATATGTTACTAGATGGTCAGCCGTATCAGCCGACTTCACGTCAGGCCGCGGAGAAGCTCGGCATTCGGATGGTGTTGCAGGAATTAAACTTGATTCCCACGCTGAGCATCGCAGAAAATCTTTATTTAGAGAAGTTGCCGAGTCGCTTTGGCTGGATCGACAGACCGCGACTGGAAGCCATGGCGCGTACCCAAATGGCGGCGGTAGGTCTGGCCGATATTGATCCGTGGACACACGTTGGCGATCTGGGCGTTGGTCATCAGCAAATGGTTGAAATTGCACGCAATCTGATTGGCGAGTGTCGTTTGCTGGTGCTAGACGAGCCGACCGCCATGCTGACCGATCGTGAGGTCGAATTACTATTTCTGCAAATTGCCAGACTCAAAGCGGAAGGCGTGGCGATTGTCTATATCTCGCATCGTCTGGAAGAACTCAAGCGGGTGGCTGACCGGATTGCGGTGCTGCGCGACGGCGAACTGGTGTGTGATGCGGATATTCAAGGTTACACCGCCGACGATCTGGTGAAACTGATGGTCGGACGGTCCATCGATGCCGAGCGCGAGCATGGTACACGCACGTTTGGTGCACCGTTGTTGCGCGTACGTGATCTGGGGCGCGGCGGCGTGGTTCATCCGACTTCGTTTGATCTGCGCGCTGGTGAAATTCTTGGTATCGCTGGTTTGATTGGGTCGGGACGCACAGAATTGCTGCGATTGATTTTTGGTGCGGATCGCGCCGATCAGGGTGAAGTATTCTTCGGCCAAAATACGGTCGCAACAAAAATACATTCTCCACAAATGGCGATTGCCGCTGGCCTTGCAATGATTACAGAAGATCGCAAAGGGCAAGGCCTATTGCTGTCTCAATCGATTGCGGCCAATACCACGCTCGCTAAATTAGGCAGTGTCAGCAACGCCGGATGGATCAATAGCGATACCGAAATGGCTGTGGCCGATGACTATATCGGACGTCTCAAGGTCCGCTGTCGTAGCGGCGCGCAAGCGGTCGGCGAACTATCCGGTGGCAATCAGCAGAAAGTGGTGATTGCTCGCTGGCTATATCGGGATTGCCCCATCATGTTATTTGACGAACCGACACGTGGAATCGATATTGGTGCCAAGTTTGAGATTTATCAGTTGCTTACCGAGCTGGCGAAGCAGGGAAAAGGACTGATTATCGTGTCGAGTGATTTGCGTGAATTGATGTTGATCAGTGACCGCATCGCTGTGATGAGTGCCGGACGCATGGTGGAAACGTTTAACCGCGGCGCATGGAGTCAGGATACGATTTTGCAGGCCGCTTTCAGCGGCTACGCCAAAGCGAAGGATGGCGGGGCAGCGAGTGTAGCTAACGATGCTGCGCATGCCGCCTAGGTTAGGCGATTCTCCTTGCAAATAGTGATACGCTTTTTTTGAACCTTTTTAAGTGCCGAAGATGACAAAAACTTCTCTAAAAACCGCCATGTCTGGCATGTTGAATTATGTTGGGCTAATTGGCGCGTTGCTGGCAATGTGCGCACTATTTTCTGTTTTGAGTGAGAACTTCCTCACGATGGAAACCTTCAAAACGCTGTCCAACGACATCCCGACGTTGGTAGTGATGGCGGTCGGCATGACCTTTGTCCTGATTATTGGCGGTATCGATTTGTCAGTTGGATCGGTATTGGCGCTCGCCGCTTCGGTGCTATCGACAGCAATGGTGCAATGGGGATGGAGCTTGTTTCCGGCCTGTGTATTGGGCGTTTTGGCTGCCACTTTATGCGGTGCGGTAACCGGTTCAATCTCGGTCGGTTGGCGGATACCTTCTTTTATTGTGTCGTTAGGTGTTTTAGAAATCGCTCGCGGAATGGCGTATCAGGTCACCAATTCGCGCACTGTGTACATTGGCAGCGCCGTCGATTCGATCAGTTCACCGATTGCATTCGGTTTATCACCCGCATTTTTGGCCGCGCTGCTGATCGTTATCGCTGGTCAGTTAGTGCTCACTAAAACGGTGGTCGGGCGACACTGGATCGGCATCGGTACTAACGAAGAAGCGATGCGACTAGCTGGTATCAATCCACGACCAAGCAAGATCACGGTCTTTGCGTTGATGGGTTTGCTGTCGGGTGTGGGCGCGCTGTTTCAGGTTTCCCGACTGGAAGCGGCCGATCCTAATGGCGGCGTTGGGTTGGAATTGCAGGTGATTGCAGCGGTTGTGATTGGCGGTACCAGTTTGATGGGCGGTCGTGGTTCGGTAGTAAGTACGTTTATCGGCGTGCTGATTATTTCTGTGCTGGAAGCCGGATTGGCGCAAGTTGGCGTGAGCGAGCCGATGAAACGCATTATTACCGGAGTTGTGATTGTTGCTGCGGTAGTATTCGATGCTTACCGTCGCCGTAATGAACGCGCTGCATAAGTTTGCAAATAAGGTTCCAAATAAGGTTCCAAATAAGGTTGCCAAAGTGCCCTGCGACAGCAGGCAAAACAACCGACCGAGGGTCTTACCAGTGGTTTAATTAAGGCGGTTTTTTTAGATAACGTATAGCGAACTAGTCAATCTCAGATGGCAACCATAAAAGAAGTCGCGCGGGCGGCGGGCGTGTCCTACACAACCGTATCGCATGTGTTGAATCGGACCCGACCTGTCAGCGATGGCGCGCGTGAAAGAGTGATCGCAGCAGCTGCGGCACTTGGTTACGTACCGAGTGCATTGGCACGGTCGCTGAAAATTAAGACTACCGGCACAATCGGCCTGATTATTCCCAACAATACCAATCCGTACTTTTCTGAGGTTGCACGGGGAATTGAAGATAGTTGTTATGCAGCCGGTTATAGCGTCATCTTGTGTAATTCGGATGATGATCCGGCCAAGCAACGTGATTATCTGAACATGCTGTTGAGCAAGCGTTGCGATGGTTTGATCGTGGCGATGCTGGGTTTGGCCGATGGCGAGTTGCTGCGCAAAATGAAGGTGCCTGCGGTACTGCTTGATCGGGCCAGGAAAGATTTAGCAGAGGATTTGGCGATCGATTTGGTCGCGGTCGACAATGTTGGCGGCGGCGCTCTCGCTGCGCAACATTTGTTGGCATTGGGACGTACGCGTATCGCCTGTATTGGTGGCCCAGAGGAAATTGCGGTATCACGCGAACGGATTGCCGGTCTACAGCAGACATTGACGCAAGCCAACATAGCCTTGTCTGAAGCGCTATGTGTTTATGGCGACTTTACGAGTGCTGGTGGCTATGTTGCGGCCTGTGCATTGTTAGATATTGAACCGTCGCAACGTCCCGATGCCATTTTTTGTTGTAACGATTTAATGGCAATTGGCGCATTGCGGGCCGCTGCCGAGCGCGATATCGCAGTACCGGAAGCGCTTGCAGTGATCGGTTTCGATGACATCAATCTGGCGCAATTTGTCCATCCCACGTTGACGAGTGTTGCACAGAACACGCGCAGATTGGGTCAACTGACGGCCGAGTGTTTATTGGCACGGATTGCAAGGCCGGATCTGGATTCGCAACAGCATACTATTGCGCCAGAATTACATATCAGAGGCTCGACGGTCACTGTGGTTGGTACCGGGAATAAAAAATAAAAAAATGACGATAACGATCGTGGCTATATTAAAATTTTCAGCAAAAAAACAACCCGAATGTCGGTTCTGGCAAGTATTGGATTTATATAGTCTGTCGTCTACATAAGTACAACCAGAAAAGTTCAGCGCCGCCAGGCGATTTTGTATAAGCCCTAATGGTAATAAAAGTAATAGGAAAGCAGCAAATGATTGTTGTCATCGGTAGCATTAATATGGATTTAGTGATGCGCGTGCAGCGTGTACCGCATCCTGGAGAAACATTGTCGGGTGGACAGTTTCAAACCATTCCCGGCGGCAAGGGCGCTAATCAGGCGATCGCTTGTGCGCGCCTGAGTCGTCAGTCTGGAACGGTCGCGATGGTTGCGTGTTTGGGTGAAGATGCCTTCGGTACAGAATTACGCGCAGCGTTAAGGCATGATGGGATTGACGATACCCACGTTCACAGCATCGCAGGAACGTCATCCGGCGTAGCAGTCATTTCGGTTGATGCCACAGGCCAAAACAGTATCATGCTGGCCGCGGGTGCGAACGATGCACTGAGCCCTGCGCACATTGATGCGGCGCATGACTTGATCGCGCTGGCGAAGGTAGTCGTATTGCAGCTTGAGACGCCATTGGCGACCGTGCGTTATGCGATACAAATGGCGCATGCATTGGGCAAAATCGTTGTCCTCAATCCAGCTCCTGCGCAATCGCTACCAGTGGAGTTATTGCATCAACTGTCGTATCTGATTCCGAATGAGATCGAAGCCGCGATGTTAGCGGGGTACGCTACATCCAGTCT is a genomic window of Glaciimonas sp. CA11.2 containing:
- the rbsK gene encoding ribokinase — protein: MIVVIGSINMDLVMRVQRVPHPGETLSGGQFQTIPGGKGANQAIACARLSRQSGTVAMVACLGEDAFGTELRAALRHDGIDDTHVHSIAGTSSGVAVISVDATGQNSIMLAAGANDALSPAHIDAAHDLIALAKVVVLQLETPLATVRYAIQMAHALGKIVVLNPAPAQSLPVELLHQLSYLIPNEIEAAMLAGYATSSLESDSEIDAVIGELRSLGCTNVLVTLGAKGVRAALADGTHHFAAQPTTAIDTTAAGDTFIGGFVAALADGETEADAINFGQRAAALSVARFGAQTSIPYRRELLQNSASV
- a CDS encoding sugar ABC transporter substrate-binding protein; translated protein: MKFRPFHTSARTRLKLIAATILVCALPAISLPAMAQTKPKVALVMKSLANEFFLNMETGAKDNQKANASKYDLIVNGIKDETDTSNQIKIVEQMIIAKVNGMVIAPADSKALVPVIKKAIDAGIIVVNIDNKLDDGALKEKGIVVPFVGPDNRMGAKLVGDYLGKQIKSGDKVGIIEGVSSTYNAQQRTAGFQDAMKAVGANVVSVQSGQWELDPGNKVAAAMLNAHPDIKALLAGNDNMALGAVAAVRAAGKTGKVLVVGYDNINAIKPMLKDGRVLATVDQFGSQQAVFGIDTVLKALAAKKTQSGLSGVVETKVQLVTKDTK
- a CDS encoding SulP family inorganic anion transporter, with the translated sequence MKIITLREEWFSAMQKNMLAGLTSSFALVPECIAFALVAQVNPLMGLYGAVIICTLTAIFGGRPGMISGAAGSMAVVIVALVVQHGVEYLFATVVLSGLLMVLFGALRLGKLIRMVPHPVMLGFVNGLAIIIAMAQLEHFKQATAQGPQWLQGTPLLVMVVLVGLTMLIVYLLPRLTKAVPPALVAIVGIGLLSQLLHLPTRTLGDMAHIAGGLPSLHFPSVPFSMETLRIILPYAVLMAIVGLLETLLTFNLTDDITETQGQPNRECLALGAANVVSGLLGGMGGCAMIGQTMINLSSGGRSRLSGLTSGIMMLMFILFLSPLIERIPLAALVGVMFVVAQQTFAWGSLRVLGKVPRHDALVIIAVTVITVFTDLATAVLCGIVIAALNFAWQHASEMRADIVENHSGEKTYTPHGTLFFASTTHFQGLFDLQNDPVHVIVDCRQLHLADHSAIAAVEALFERYQKAGKQLRVTHLSDRNRLLLQRAGLEISMG
- a CDS encoding sugar ABC transporter ATP-binding protein → MSDTSHVLSRKNKSQVGNSNAAIVIPLLSLSNIGKSYVEPVLGGVSMEISAGQIVALTGENGAGKSTLSKIVCGLISATQGNMLLDGQPYQPTSRQAAEKLGIRMVLQELNLIPTLSIAENLYLEKLPSRFGWIDRPRLEAMARTQMAAVGLADIDPWTHVGDLGVGHQQMVEIARNLIGECRLLVLDEPTAMLTDREVELLFLQIARLKAEGVAIVYISHRLEELKRVADRIAVLRDGELVCDADIQGYTADDLVKLMVGRSIDAEREHGTRTFGAPLLRVRDLGRGGVVHPTSFDLRAGEILGIAGLIGSGRTELLRLIFGADRADQGEVFFGQNTVATKIHSPQMAIAAGLAMITEDRKGQGLLLSQSIAANTTLAKLGSVSNAGWINSDTEMAVADDYIGRLKVRCRSGAQAVGELSGGNQQKVVIARWLYRDCPIMLFDEPTRGIDIGAKFEIYQLLTELAKQGKGLIIVSSDLRELMLISDRIAVMSAGRMVETFNRGAWSQDTILQAAFSGYAKAKDGGAASVANDAAHAA
- a CDS encoding ABC transporter permease; protein product: MTKTSLKTAMSGMLNYVGLIGALLAMCALFSVLSENFLTMETFKTLSNDIPTLVVMAVGMTFVLIIGGIDLSVGSVLALAASVLSTAMVQWGWSLFPACVLGVLAATLCGAVTGSISVGWRIPSFIVSLGVLEIARGMAYQVTNSRTVYIGSAVDSISSPIAFGLSPAFLAALLIVIAGQLVLTKTVVGRHWIGIGTNEEAMRLAGINPRPSKITVFALMGLLSGVGALFQVSRLEAADPNGGVGLELQVIAAVVIGGTSLMGGRGSVVSTFIGVLIISVLEAGLAQVGVSEPMKRIITGVVIVAAVVFDAYRRRNERAA
- a CDS encoding LacI family DNA-binding transcriptional regulator, with protein sequence MATIKEVARAAGVSYTTVSHVLNRTRPVSDGARERVIAAAAALGYVPSALARSLKIKTTGTIGLIIPNNTNPYFSEVARGIEDSCYAAGYSVILCNSDDDPAKQRDYLNMLLSKRCDGLIVAMLGLADGELLRKMKVPAVLLDRARKDLAEDLAIDLVAVDNVGGGALAAQHLLALGRTRIACIGGPEEIAVSRERIAGLQQTLTQANIALSEALCVYGDFTSAGGYVAACALLDIEPSQRPDAIFCCNDLMAIGALRAAAERDIAVPEALAVIGFDDINLAQFVHPTLTSVAQNTRRLGQLTAECLLARIARPDLDSQQHTIAPELHIRGSTVTVVGTGNKK